A portion of the Chaetodon trifascialis isolate fChaTrf1 chromosome 7, fChaTrf1.hap1, whole genome shotgun sequence genome contains these proteins:
- the fzd1 gene encoding frizzled-1 — translation MVYNRLIRAGFTFLFFILCLNGGFFRVNGQYGGGGDRGMSIPEHGFCQPISIPLCTDIAYNETIMPNLLGHTNQEDAGLEVHQFYPLVKVQCSPDLKFFLCSMYAPVCTVLEQALPPCRSLCERARQGCEALMNKFGFQWPDSLACESFPVHGAGELCVGQNMSDRTEPDSPGPYTTERSLPDPMNGQFRCPASLRVPPYLNYRFLGQENCGAPCEPKRSHGMMYFSEEELKFARIWIGIWSVLCCASTLFTVLTYLVDMKRFSYPERPIVFLSGCYTMVSIAYIAGFLLEDKVVCNDRFDNDIRTVVQGTKKEGCTILFMMLYFFSMASSIWWVILALTWFLAAGMKWGHEAIEANSQYFHLAAWAVPAIKTITILAVGQVDGDVLSGVCFVGINSVDALRGFVLAPLFVYLFIGTSFLLAGFVSLFRIRTIMKHDGTKTEKLEKLMVRIGIFSVLYTVPATIVIACYFYEQAFREQWERTWISQTCKTYAVPCPAQNHPNMSPDFTVFMIKYLMTLIVGITSGFWIWSGKTLNSWRRFYTRLANSKQGETTV, via the coding sequence ATGGTTTACAACAGACTCATCCGTGCGGgtttcacttttttgttttttattctgtgCCTAAACGGGGGATTTTTTCGAGTAAATGGGCAATACGGCGGCGGCGGTGACCGAGGAATGTCTATACCGGAGCACGGATTTTGCCAGCCGATTTCCATTCCGCTGTGTACGGACATCGCGTACAACGAGACTATCATGCCGAACTTGCTCGGTCATACCAACCAGGAGGATGCGGGGCTGGAGGTCCATCAGTTCTACCCGCTGGTCAAAGTGCAGTGCTCTCCGGATTTAAagttcttcctctgctccatgTATGCTCCCGTGTGCACGGTGCTGGAGCAGGCGCTGCCGCCGTGCCGCTCTCTGTGCGAGCGCGCGCGGCAGGGCTGCGAGGCGCTCATGAACAAGTTCGGCTTCCAGTGGCCCGACAGCCTCGCGTGCGAGTCCTTCCCGGTGCACGGCGCGGGAGAGCTGTGCGTGGGCCAAAACATGTCGGACCGCACCGAGCCTGACAGTCCCGGCCCGTACACCACCGAGCGCTCACTCCCTGACCCCATGAACGGTCAGTTCAGGTGCCCGGCCTCGCTCAGGGTGCCCCCCTACCTGAACTATCGCTTCCTCGGGCAGGAGAACTGCGGCGCTCCGTGTGAGCCCAAGAGATCTCACGGGATGATGTACTTCAGCGAGGAGGAGCTCAAATTCGCGAGGATATGGATCGGCATCTggtcagtgttgtgttgtgcttcCACGTTGTTCACCGTGCTGACTTACCTGGTGGACATGAAGCGGTTCAGCTATCCAGAGCGGCCCattgtcttcctctctggttGCTACACTATGGTGTCCATCGCCTACATCGCTGGATTTTTACTGGAGGACAAGGTGGTTTGCAATGACAGGTTTGACAATGACATCAGGACTGTGGTGCAGGGCACGAAGAAGGAGGGCTGCACCATCCTCTTCATGATGCTCTACTTCTTCAGCATGGCCAGCTCAATCTGGTGGGTCATCCTGGCTCTCACCTGGTTCCTGGCAGCAGGGATGAAATGGGGCCACGAGGCCATCGAGGCGAACTCTCAGTACTTCCACCTGGCAGCCTGGGCCGTGCCCGCCATCAAGACCATCACCATTCTAGCTGTAGGTCAGGTGGATGGAGATGTGTTGAGCGGGGTTTGCTTTGTGGGTATCAACAGCGTGGATGCCCTGCGGGGCTTTGTCCTCGCGCCTCTGTTTGTGTATCTATTCATCGGAACCTCCTTCCTCTTGGCGGGCTTCGTGTCCTTGTTTCGCATTCGGACCATCATGAAGCACGACGGCACCAAGACGGAGAAGCTGGAGAAACTGATGGTGCGGATAGGGATCTTCAGCGTGCTGTACACTGTGCCGGCTACCATCGTCATCGCCTGCTACTTCTACGAGCAGGCCTTCAGAGAGCAGTGGGAGAGGACATGGATCAGCCAGACGTGCAAGACGTACGCCGTGCCGTGCCCGGCCCAGAACCACCCCAACATGAGTCCCGACTTCACCGTCTTCATGATAAAGTATCTCATGACGCTCATTGTGGGCATCACCTCTGGCTTCTGGATCTGGTCTGGAAAGACCCTCAACTCCTGGAGGAGGTTTTACACAAGACTGGCCAACAGTAAACAGGGTGAGACCACAGTGTGA